In Eublepharis macularius isolate TG4126 chromosome 4, MPM_Emac_v1.0, whole genome shotgun sequence, the following are encoded in one genomic region:
- the LOC129327128 gene encoding zinc finger protein 436-like: MSGEGVAVVDLPFENIFAHELPVGIKMEEVDLTSEEGLRREKATHFDDDETAKGIPERIAPQLVKQEPEERLAQHWETQWQEFLRALQPHHAGCGNPEALRVDKIVDELSLVTLEKDTDTGQCPTVDEGAQISLDHERVLDDRDSKKAKDCVLGGDSNISAEIQRKRFRHFCYRETEGPREVCSQLRELCHRWLKPERCTKEQILELLILEQFLTVLPQEMQSWVRECGPDTCSQAVALAEDFLLSQEEHWEQVLLGSPEQEAAAVGSPSSAIKPGPLCKGVKEEEDEEDPSLFSKVNGTTPLRLGSSSSPHCAALDPAEGLVSFEEVAVCFCEEEWAVLGQGQRTLYREVMMENYENVGALGFWVPKPDLISWLEEGGDAFLHDSKEMESFSDDATVSGVKEEDLKLDISRPEESLEIFPGRFQEDVSLPTLQHCESDGMASENEDEMTNQDGSESAGLLGTLIGGSRRDTSVKSEPCDQGYESDRQQRYQAVKMWGISIQKLENITAETLGVIQMGEESHMCRKCGQTFEHQSGLIVHQMIHTAERPYECLECGKSFCQRENLLAHQRIHLGERPYECLQCGKHFSTRSHLITHQRIHTGEKPYECLHCAKSFSNKSSLVTHQRIHTGEKPYECLECGKSFCQSGQLIRHQRIHTGEKPYACPQCGKCFCQRGQLIRHQRMHTGEKPYECLQCGKNFSRKSYLDIHLRMHTGEKPYGCLECGKNFCQSAQLIRHQRIHTGEKPFTCSECGKSFFQKEKLVRHQRTHVEAKPYECSVCQKTFLRKDKLIHHQKAHMGLETL; encoded by the exons ATGTCTGGAGAAGGAGTGGCAGTTGTGGACCTCCCATTTGAAAATATCTTTGCTCACGAGTTGCCAGTGGGAATTAAGATGGAAGAGGTGGATCTCACAAGCGAGGAAGGACTGAGAAGGGAGAAGGCCACACATTTTGATGACGACGAGACCGCCAAAGGGATCCCCGAAAGGATAGCACCACAGCTAGTTAAACAGGAACCGGAAGAAAGGTTGGCCCAGCATTGGGAAACCCAGTGGCAGGAATTCCTGAGAGCATTGCAACCCCATCATGCAGGGTGTGGTAACCCAGAGGCGCTGCGGGTTGATAAGATTGTTGATGAGTTATCCTTGGTCACCTTGGAGAAAGACACTGACACTGGCCAGTGTCCCACAGTGGATGAGGGAGCCCAAATCTCCTTAGACCATGAGAGAGTCTTGGATGACAGAGATAGCAAGAAAGCAAAGGACTGTGTGCTTGGAGGTGACAGTAACATCAGTGCTGAGATCCAGCGCAAGCGGTTCAGGCATTTCTGCTACCGAGAGACTGAGGGACCTCGAGAGGTTTGCAGTCAACTCCGGGAGCTCTGTCATCGCTGGCTGAAGCCTGAGAGATGCACCAAGGAACAGATCCTGGAGCTGctgatcctggagcagttcctgacTGTCCTACCTCAGGAAATGCAGAGCTGGGTCCGGGAATGTGGGCCAGACACCTGCAGCCAGGCAGTGGCCTTGGCAGAAGATTTCCTCCTGAGTCAAGAGGAGCATTGGGAACAG GTGCTTCTTGGGTCACCTGAGCAGGAGGCAGCTGCTGTGGGTTCACCATCTTCTGCTATCAAACCAGGTCCACTCTGCAAAGGAGTCAAAGAGGAAGAGGACGAGGAAGACCCCAGCCTGTTCAGTAAAG TCAATGGAACAACACCCCTGAGACTAGGTTCTAGTTCGTCTCCTCACTGTGCTGCTCTGGATCCAGCTGAG GGCCTGGTGAGTTTTGAGGAGGTAGCCGTTTGCTTCTGTGAGGAGGAATGGGCTGTGCTGGGTCAAGGCCAGAGAACTCTGTACAGGGAAGTCATGATGGAGAACTATGAAAATGTGGGTGCTCTGG GATTTTGGGTTCCCAAACCTGATCTCATCtcttggctggaagaaggaggaGATGCGTTCCTCCATGATTCCAAGGAAATGGAAAGTTTTTCAG ATGATGCCACTGTGAGTGGGGTCAAAGAAGAAGACCTGAAGCTAGATATCTCTAGACCAGAAGAGTCATTGGAGATTTTCCCAGGAAGATTCCAAGAGGATGTTTCTTTGCCAACTCTGCAGCACTGTGAGA GCGATGGCATGGCCAGTGAGAATGAGGACGAGATGACTAATCAGGATGGCTCTGAGTCAGCAGGGTTGCTGGGGACCTTAATAGGAGGATCCCGAAGGGACACTTCTGTGAAGTCAGAACCTTGCGATCAGGGCTACGAGTCTGACAGGCAGCAGCGGTACCAGGCCGTGAAGATGTGGGGTATATCCATCCAGAAACTGGAGAACATCACAGCGGAGACCCTTGGCGTCATTCAGATGGGGGAGGAGAGCCACATGTGCCGCAAGTGCGGGCAGACATTTGAACACCAGTCGGGACTTATCGTGCACCAAATGATCCATACAGCAGAGAGGCCCTATGAGTGTctcgagtgtgggaaaagcttctgcCAGAGGGAGAACCTGCTTGCACACCAGAGGATCCACTTGGGGGAGAGACCTTATGAATGCCTCCAATGCGGGAAACACTTCAGCACCAGGTCCCATCTCATTACccaccagagaatccacacaggtgagaagccTTACGAATGCCTTCACTGTGCGAAAAGCTTCAGCAACAAGTCATCCCTGGTGACCCACCAGAGGATACACACTGGAGAGAAGCCTTATGAGTGCCTGGAGTGTGGCAAAAGCTTTTGCCAGAGCGGCCAGCTGATCAGgcaccagagaatccacacaggggagaagccctaCGCCTGCCCccagtgtgggaaatgcttctgCCAGAGAGGACAGTTGATCAGACACCAGAGGATGCACACGGGGGAGAAACCTTATGAATGCCTTCAGTGTGGGAAGAACTTCAGCAGGAAATCGTACCTTGACATTCACCTCCGCATGCATACGGGAGAGAAGCCCTATgggtgcctggagtgtgggaaaaactTCTGTCAGAGTGCCCAACTGATCcggcatcaaagaatccacacaggtgaaAAGCCTTTCACGTGCtctgagtgtggaaaaagcttcttcCAGAAAGAGAAGCTGGTGAGGCATCAGAGGACCCACGTGGAAGCAAAACCCTATGAATGCTCTGTGTGTCAAAAAACCTTCCTGCGGAAAGACAAGCTCATTCATCACCAGAAAGCTCATATGGGACTTGAGACATTATGA